Proteins from one Sarcophilus harrisii chromosome 2, mSarHar1.11, whole genome shotgun sequence genomic window:
- the ATMIN gene encoding ATM interactor has translation MAAADAAAPSAVLAPAPLLAPVPDPAATRNSREDAATYATSSRWGLGAGLRGSRARMAGGKRQSSIATPNPVLAGELIRPSVSELSRAVRTNILCTVRGCGKILPNGPALNMHLVKSHRLQDGIINPTVRKDLKTTPKFYCCPIKGCPRGPDRPFSQFSLVKQHFMKMHAEKKHKCDKCSNSYGTEWDLKRHAEDCGKIFQCTCGCPYASRTALQSHIYRTGHEIPAEHRDPPGKKRKMENSLHNQQLSDKALESLINKPTTRTDTQDLETSEIKLVASFEDSCSSNARKQTLTPPRYTPKLLLPKPKVALVKLPVMQFSHLPIFVPAADSSVQPMVVGVDNQGSVTNTVHLLPLSIGTLILGLDSEGFSLKEGLPLSKIVNPVAVEPISTGVQVNLGKNSTNALQELENMCQKNKISSINVQTDVSYTSQTLMSSSPWAPPDSSVSSCSQTDLTFGSQVSLPISVQTQTFLPCTKITSSIAAQTDTFTHACLQPCGISRETQTSGIQSSADATMSVNQTVMCNDIFENVHSYNVSTPDIANNSLVTAPVSHSLLPHEGCKNLRQDSVKSTPVMNFSTQNNILPSQNMTDNQTQTIDLLNDLENILSGSLPGQTLDSRSLLSDSNTGADTQLSSGSTQNPGIDFDIEEFFSASNIQTQTEESDLSNINTEPVLESLDIETQTDFLLADSTTQSYSCKGNSNFLGLEMFDTQTQTDLNFFLDTSPHLPLANILKHSSFSVSTDSSDTETQTEGLSADKNVPGLGKVQLNSTETQTMNSGFESLGNLFFTSNETQTAMDDFLLADLAWNTMESQFSSVETQTCAELCSVSNF, from the exons ATGGCGGCCGCGGACGCAGCGGCACCGTCCGCGGTTTTGGCCCCAGCCCCGCTACTAGCTCCGGTTCCGGACCCGGCCGCGACCCGAAACAGTAGAGAAGATGCTGCTACCTACGCGACTTCCAGCCGGTGGGGACTCGGCGCTGGGTTGCGAGGAAGCCGAGCTAGGATGGCGGGGGGAAAACGACAGTCTTCAATCGCGACCCCGAACCCGGTTCTTGCGGGCGAACTGATCCGGCCGTCCGTGTCGGAGCTGTCCCGGGCCGTGCGCACCAACATTCTGTGCACCGTGCGCGGCTGCGGCAAGATCCTGCCCAACGGGCCCGCGCTCAACATGCACCTGGTGAAGAGCCATCGCCTGCAG GATGGAATAATAAATCCAACAGTAAGAAAGGACTTGAAAACGACACCCAAATTCTATTGTTGCCCTATTAAAGGATGTCCTAGAGGTCCTGACAGGCCATTTTCACAATTTTCTCTTGTAAAACag CACTTTATGAAAATGCATGCTGAAAAGAAGCATAAATGTGATAAATGTAGCAACTCCTATGGTACTGAATGGGACTTAAAACGACATGCAGAAGATTGTGGCAAGATTTTCCAGTGCACATGTGGTTGCCCATATGCCAGCAGAACAGCATTGCAGTCACACATTTATCGAACTGGCCATGAAATCCCTGCAGAGCACAG GGACCCACCtggtaagaaaaggaaaatggaaaactcTCTGCATAATCAGCAATTGTCTGATAAGGCACTTGAATCGCTAATCAACAAACCAACGACTAGAACAGATACTCAAGACCTGGAAACTTCAGAGATAAAGTTGGTGGCTTCTTTTGAAGATTCTTGTAGCTCTAATGCCAGAAAGCAAACCCTTACACCTCCAAGATACACTCCAAAGTTGCTTTTGCCGAAGCCCAAAGTGGCTTTGGTTAAGCTTCCTGTTATGCAGTTTTCACATTTGCCTATTTTTGTGCCTGCAGCAGACTCTTCGGTCCAGCCCATGGTGGTTGGTGTTGATAATCAAGGGTCTGTCACAAACACTGTTCATCTACTTCCTTTGTCAATAGGAACTTTGATACTAGGATTGGATTCAGAGGGTTTCTCCCTTAAGGAAGGCTTACCACTTTCAAAAATAGTTAATCCCGTTGCTGTTGAACCTATTAGTACAGGTGTACAAGTGAATTTGGGCAAAAACTCAACTAATGCATTacaagaattagaaaatatgtgtcaaaagaataaaatttcttcCATCAATGTACAAACAGATGTATCTTATACTTCACAAACTCTCATGTCATCTTCACCTTGGGCCCCTCCCGATTCCTCTGTGTCTTCTTGTTCTCAAACAGATTTAACATTTGGTTCTCAAGTTTCTCTTCCCATCAGTGTTCAGACTCAAACATTTTTGCCCTGTACTAAGATAACCTCCTCCATAGCAGCACAGACAGATACCTTTACTCATGCTTGTCTCCAGCCATGTGGGATCTCTAGGGAAACTCAGACCAGTGGAATCCAGAGTTCAGCAGATGCCACAATGTCAGTGAACCAGACTGTCATGTGTAATGATATATTTGAGAATGTCCATTCTTACAATGTTTCTACCCCAGACATTGCAAACAATAGTTTAGTCACTGCTCCTGTATCTCACAGTTTGTTACCTCACGAGGGCTGTAAGAATTTGCGTCAAGACAGTGTAAAATCTACACCTGTTATGAATTTCAGTACACAAAATAATATACTCCCATCACAAAACATGACTGATAACCAAACCCAAACAATAGATTTGTTAAATGATCTTGAAAACATACTGTCTGGTAGTCTTCCAGGCCAGACTTTGGATAGCCGTAGTCTCCTGTCTGATAGTAACACTGGAGCTGACACTCAGCTGTCATCTGGGTCAACCCAGAACCCAGGAATTGATTTTGACATTGAAGAGTTTTTTTCAGCTTCAAATATCCAAACTCAAACAGAAGAGAGTGACCTTAGCAACATAAACACTGAACCTGTCTTGGAATCTCTGGATATAGAAACCCAAACAGACTTCTTGCTGGCAGACAGCACCACTCAGTCTTACAGTTGCAAAGGCAATTCCAACTTCCTAGGGCTAGAAATGTTTGATACTCAAACACAGACTGATTTAAACTTCTTCTTAGATACTAGTCCTCATCTGCCTCTGGCAAATATTCTGAAACACTCTAGCTTTTCTGTGAGTACTGATTCTTCTGACACAGAAACTCAAACTGAAGGACTCTCTGCTGATAAAAATGTACCTGGCTTGGGAAAAGTCCAATTGAATAGTACAGAAACCCAGACAATGAATAGTGGTTTTGAAAGCCTTGGGAATTTATTCTTTACCAGCAATGAAACTCAAACTGCAATGGATGACTTTCTTTTGGCTGATTTGGCTTGGAATACGATGGAATCTCAGTTCAGTTCTGTAGAAACACAGACATGTGCTGAACTGTGTTCTGTGTCAAATTTCTAA